The region CCTTGCCGTTGTCATAAACGCGCTGCTCATCTTTACCTTCTAGTTGTTTTGCAAAATAATCGTCCAGGTAGTGGCTAACTTCGGATTTGTTAACACCCATCAAACTATATGTCACGCTACCGGCTAATTTTGCCTTGCCTCCAGATGCTTCTTCTCCGACGACTGGACTTGGCTGGACTTGGCTTCGATCCGCTTTAAAGGTAGCATCGAGGACAACACTGCTTGTTTTCAGCTGATCATTCAATTGTTTTTTAATACTGTCATTATTCTGTGTAGCCAATTGTTCGTTGGCTTTTTGCACATCCTCAGCAGTGACAACAGTAATTGTCTTGTCAGTTCCCCCGGATGTAGTACTCGTAAGGCTCGCTGAAGCACTCGACGGTGCGCCACCCATACTACCTGAAGCGCCGTTATACTTTGTACCAGCTGCCGCGGCAGTTACGCCGACAGTTACGCTTCCCGCACATGCCGTAGGGAAACAGCTCCCACCTACGGTGCTGGCAGGAATAGTCGCATCACTATTTGTCGTAAACACCAGTCCGCTACTCGTCGTTAATTGTGACCCGGCGGGAACAACCGTAGGATTCAAAGATTGCTTCGATAGACTCACCGTCCCGGTCGCTTTTTCTCCTACTTCCTTCTTGCCTGTCGCGTCAAATGACAGGTTTGCATCTTGTTTTTGCTGCTTACTAGTAGTTTTGATCGTACTTGTCGTAAGGCTCGTTGTCCCGTCTGAAACAAGATTCACCTTGGCGTTTGCCGAAGCGTCGGTGGTTCGCGCGCTAATAATAACCGTTGCATGAGGCGCAAAAAAGATTGCCCAGACAAAAAACGCGATTAAAACGAGGACTCCGCCTGCGATAAGAACGACTTTTTTACGAAACGTACTAAAGTTAGGTACTTTTACGCCGCTTTTAGTACGTGGCTTACCAGGAGCTTGCCCTGGAGCGGGAGGTAAAGCATGAGCTGGTTTTTCAGCCGCGTTTTCACTTAGCACTGCTTCGATAGCAGCGCTCGTTGATCCGTCTGCGGATGCTTTTTGATCAGCTGTTCGCGCTAACTCGCCGACTGGTAATTGCGCGCCGTCAATAATATCATCGCCATCATCAATATCAAGCGCGGGGATCTCAGCAAGTTCAGGTTTACTCTGTAGATTCTTGGCAACTGGGATTTTCGCAGCCGCGGCAAGCGCACTAAGCGCTGCATTATTGCTAATCAAAACAAGATGTTTATCATTTTGGGTTGCCGCGCGTGATAATAGATGTAAATTGACTGCACTCTGTAAAACGCCTACGCGCTTAGGCGGAACGAGTGCGACGATCTTTTCTTTAGAACCTTTAACTTTACCGATAATAGCGGTAATGTCATCTTCTACGTCTATGTAAATTACATCTTTATTCATGTTTATATTCGTAAAATTCGATTAAGCTTATCCTTGATGGTATCTGCATCACTACTACCCACTATTGTATCATAGCCAACCCTTAGAAGGCCCATGGCCGTAATGAAAGTATGGTCATTTGCGGCACCGGTCGTATCGGTAATGCCGACTACTTCGCTAGGCGAAATATGCTGAACGGTTGGGCGCTTCGTGAATGGTAATTCTTTGTACCAGTCACGTTCGGATAATGCCTCGACAAGTTTTGTCAGGCTCGCACCACCCCCACATAGTAAAATTCGATTTGGAAGATGATCGACAGAGTCAAACTCGCCAAGCGCAAGTTCTACTCCTGCAAGCCACACATCAAGCGTCTTATCGATCGCAGCGTTTGCTTCTTTAGCGACACTCGCCTTGATCTGCGTACTATCAATGTTCACCTTTAGTTTTTCAGCATCGTTATAGGTAAGGTCCATTTCGCTCGCGATTGTCCTAGTGAAGCTTCGTCCACCAATACCAAACATTTTGGTGCCTTCAACGCCACCGTCATTTACGACAGCGATATCCGTTGTTCCACCACCGACATCGGCTAGGATTGCCGTAAAGTTACTGCTGGCATCTGCCCCTAGGACCGCACGGCTGACAGCGAATGGTTCAGCGGCAACGGCAACTAATTCCAAAGCTAGCTCGTCAGCAACACGTTCAAGCGCTCCGATATGCACCATCGGCGCAAAAGCGGTATATATTTGGACAGCAACATCACGTCCCTGAAAACCAATCGGATTTGATACTTTGTAGCCATCAATATGAATACTGACGAGGGCACTGTTCACTAGTTTTACTTCGACTTCTTCATTACCTGTTTCAAGCGCAATCTGTTTTTGCGCTTTACCCTGAGCACGTTCTTGGACTTTCTCGATGATAAATTCCATTTCGGCAACATCAAGTGGACGGTCTGGCTGTGGTCGGCGGTAGCGGATAGTATTTGTGACGCCTTTTACTAGTTCACCAGCTATTCCGATAACCGCGCGCTTTACTTGCAGGCCTGCTTGGTCCTCGGCTTCGCTTAACGCTTCTTCACAGTTGCGGACAACTCCGGAAATATCCGCAATTGCGCCTGAGTGCATGTCGCTGATATCTTGCCTGGAACGGCCAACCCCGACGATTTCCAATGTGTCATCTTTTTGCTGGGCAATAAGCGCCTTCACGAATTCCGTTCCAATATCAAGTGCTACAACATAGTCGCCGTCAGTCTTAGCTTTTGCCCTAGAGAGTAATTTTTCGAAAACCATAATTAGTATCATTATATACCATATGGCCAGATAGCAACACTATAGCCCTTCAGCTTATTGTTGCTTTTTATATTTATATATGATATAGTGTTATTATTCGTTTTTCCCATTGTCTACCGTCGCGTAGGAGAGAGTAATGAAGTTGCAGATCGGATACTGCACAGGGTGGCTCGCTGCGTATGGTGTCATCGTTGGCATCATCGGAGTAGGTTTCTGGTTCGCAGCGGGTGCTCACGCCGCTACGACCAACTCGATGAGCATGCTGTGGTGTGCGGCCATCGGCGATGAGCCGCTGAATGCCCCCGCATGCGCGCCGGCTCGCGTCGACCTCTTTAGTGAGGTGTTCGTGAAGACGCTTGCGCTCGCCATCCCCATCGGACTGACGTTCATCGTCGTCGGGACGATCATCTTCCTGCGGTTATTCAACCGCAAGGAAGCCGCTGCGTAGCAGACTCCACCTACAACCAACGCCGTTCACGACTAGACGAAAGTGATGAAAAACGAAAATTGACGAGCCTCCCTACGGGGATCAGCTCGTCATTTTCATACTTATACTAAAACGGCTTTGATACGGCGAATGCCGGCGGAACTAGCTTCTTCTTTGGTAATTTTGAAACGTTTGCCGTCCTCTGCCAACTGGCCCGTATGGTCTACGTGAGGACCGCCGCAAATCTCTAAGCTGGCGATATGATCACCTTCACCCATTTGATAAACTTTTACAGAATCCTCGTAGCGCTCCCCGAACGGACCAATCGCACCCATATCAAGTGCTTCCTGGGTCGGGTATAGTTTGAACGCAACAGGCAGATCTTCTGCAATCCACCCATTGACTAGCTCTTCCGCTCTCGCAATTTCTTCGGGTGTTACTTTACTGTCGTGGTTAAAATCAAAGCGAAGACGTTCTTCGGTAATATTGCTGCCGTGTTGGCGCAGTTCAGGACCAAATAGCTCGCGCAGAGCCGATTGCAACAGGTGCGTTGCGGTGTGGTATTTCTTGTGCTGAAGTGTTTGGCCACCTAGCCCGCCCTTAAACGCGCCCTTTGCTGCAGTCTGGCTACGAGCACGCTGCTCGGCCATTTTGTCATCAAATTCTTGACGCCAATTCTCGGACAACTTGATGTTTTGTTTAGATGCCTCTTCGGTAGATAGTTCAACCGGAAAACCAAACGTGTCATAAAGAGTAAATAGTTCGTTGCCAGTTAGTCCATCTTCGGCAAATTTCTCTAATTGCTTTAGGCCTTTACGTAACGTTTGACGGAAGACTTTTTCTTCTTTGGCAAGCGTTGCAATAACCTCGTCGCGTTTTGTGGCGACTTCTGGATAGTCATTGTGGTACATGTCGGCAATAACAGGCACGACTTCTTCGAGGAAGTTTTGTTCGATACCCAGATCAAACGCAAAACGAATCGCACGTCGGAGCAGCCGGCGCATAACGTACCCCTGCTCTTTATTAGCTGGTTTTACGTCGTCAACAGCAAGGAACGTTGCCGCACGAAGGTGATCGGCAATAACACGCATGCTTTGAGTGTGGTCTTCGTATTTTTTACCACTAAGAGTTTGAAGTTTTTCAACGATTGGCCAGATCAGGCTTATTTTAAAGACATCAGGACTATTGATTTGAGCAGCCGCAATACGTTCCAGGCCGCCACCAAAATCAACGTTCTTGCGTTCGAGCGGTTCAAAGCTACCGTCTTCTAGCCGGCGATACTGCATAAAGACCTGGTTGCCAATTTCCATAAACTGGCCACTATCGCTTGCTGGGTGCGCCAAGCCAAAACCTTCGGCGTGGTTTTCGAGACCGAAGTCGTAAAATACTTCGCTGTCAGGGCCGCACGGGTCGCCGATCGGTGTTTTGTTTAACCCGCCACCGCGTGACCACCAGTTTTCGCTGTCATCATAAAAGAAAATGCGTTCGCCTGGGTTGATACCTCGTTTATTGCCGTCTTCTTGTGATCCAATTTCAACGATCTTGGCTTCGATTCCCTTTTCCGCGAAAACTTTCTGCCAAATATCCGCCGCTTCATCGTCACGGGGAATGCCATGTGCTTCGTCGCCAATAAACGCAGTCACGTAAATCTTGCTTGGATCAAGCCCGACTTCGTCTGTTAAAAATTCAAAGAACCAACGGATTTGTTGCTCTTTAAAGTAATCGCCCATACTCCAGTTACCAAGCATTTCAAAAAAGGTTGTATGGCGGTTGTCGCCAACGTCTTCGATATCCTGTGCCCGTAGACAAGTTTGACTATCGACCAGACGTACACCAGCTGGGTGATCTTTACCTAAAAGGTATGGCAAAAGTGGCTGCATGCCGCTACCCGTAAATAACGTCGTCGGGTCATCTTTTAGCATTAATGGGGCACGTTCAATAATCTCGTGCTGGCGATCATTAAAGAACTTTAAATAGGCGTTTCGAATATCTTGGGCGGTTTTTGTCATATTACCTGTTATTTTATCATGATACGCTGTAAAAAATAAGCTTTAGGACTAGTAAAAAGTGACGAAAAATGTTATGGTAGAGCCTGTCCATATTGGATAAAGTGCAGCCCGGAAAGGCAAGTCATGCCCAAGAAATTGATCATTTGGATCTTGATCGCCCTCGCGGCTTTCTGGATCTTCACCGAGCCGGAGAGTGCGGCCGATGCGGTCGGAAGGGCGTTCAGCGCCGTCGGCGATGCGTTCGGGTCGGTCATCACCTTCCTATCCGCGCTGTTCAACTGACCAAGTAAGGCATTCGTCATGAACGTCACCGAGTCCAAGGACAAACC is a window of Candidatus Saccharimonadales bacterium DNA encoding:
- a CDS encoding baseplate J/gp47 family protein, translating into MNKDVIYIDVEDDITAIIGKVKGSKEKIVALVPPKRVGVLQSAVNLHLLSRAATQNDKHLVLISNNAALSALAAAAKIPVAKNLQSKPELAEIPALDIDDGDDIIDGAQLPVGELARTADQKASADGSTSAAIEAVLSENAAEKPAHALPPAPGQAPGKPRTKSGVKVPNFSTFRKKVVLIAGGVLVLIAFFVWAIFFAPHATVIISARTTDASANAKVNLVSDGTTSLTTSTIKTTSKQQKQDANLSFDATGKKEVGEKATGTVSLSKQSLNPTVVPAGSQLTTSSGLVFTTNSDATIPASTVGGSCFPTACAGSVTVGVTAAAAGTKYNGASGSMGGAPSSASASLTSTTSGGTDKTITVVTAEDVQKANEQLATQNNDSIKKQLNDQLKTSSVVLDATFKADRSQVQPSPVVGEEASGGKAKLAGSVTYSLMGVNKSEVSHYLDDYFAKQLEGKDEQRVYDNGKDKATFTNVTEVQGGFSANIVANAKVGPKINDDAIKNAAKGKRYGDIQSNIESIPGVDNVDVKFSPFWVNSAPNDVKRISVEFNLNESK
- a CDS encoding cell division FtsA domain-containing protein; translated protein: MVFEKLLSRAKAKTDGDYVVALDIGTEFVKALIAQQKDDTLEIVGVGRSRQDISDMHSGAIADISGVVRNCEEALSEAEDQAGLQVKRAVIGIAGELVKGVTNTIRYRRPQPDRPLDVAEMEFIIEKVQERAQGKAQKQIALETGNEEVEVKLVNSALVSIHIDGYKVSNPIGFQGRDVAVQIYTAFAPMVHIGALERVADELALELVAVAAEPFAVSRAVLGADASSNFTAILADVGGGTTDIAVVNDGGVEGTKMFGIGGRSFTRTIASEMDLTYNDAEKLKVNIDSTQIKASVAKEANAAIDKTLDVWLAGVELALGEFDSVDHLPNRILLCGGGASLTKLVEALSERDWYKELPFTKRPTVQHISPSEVVGITDTTGAANDHTFITAMGLLRVGYDTIVGSSDADTIKDKLNRILRI
- a CDS encoding alanine--tRNA ligase, with amino-acid sequence MTKTAQDIRNAYLKFFNDRQHEIIERAPLMLKDDPTTLFTGSGMQPLLPYLLGKDHPAGVRLVDSQTCLRAQDIEDVGDNRHTTFFEMLGNWSMGDYFKEQQIRWFFEFLTDEVGLDPSKIYVTAFIGDEAHGIPRDDEAADIWQKVFAEKGIEAKIVEIGSQEDGNKRGINPGERIFFYDDSENWWSRGGGLNKTPIGDPCGPDSEVFYDFGLENHAEGFGLAHPASDSGQFMEIGNQVFMQYRRLEDGSFEPLERKNVDFGGGLERIAAAQINSPDVFKISLIWPIVEKLQTLSGKKYEDHTQSMRVIADHLRAATFLAVDDVKPANKEQGYVMRRLLRRAIRFAFDLGIEQNFLEEVVPVIADMYHNDYPEVATKRDEVIATLAKEEKVFRQTLRKGLKQLEKFAEDGLTGNELFTLYDTFGFPVELSTEEASKQNIKLSENWRQEFDDKMAEQRARSQTAAKGAFKGGLGGQTLQHKKYHTATHLLQSALRELFGPELRQHGSNITEERLRFDFNHDSKVTPEEIARAEELVNGWIAEDLPVAFKLYPTQEALDMGAIGPFGERYEDSVKVYQMGEGDHIASLEICGGPHVDHTGQLAEDGKRFKITKEEASSAGIRRIKAVLV